One segment of Triticum aestivum cultivar Chinese Spring chromosome 2A, IWGSC CS RefSeq v2.1, whole genome shotgun sequence DNA contains the following:
- the LOC123188276 gene encoding uncharacterized GPI-anchored protein At4g28100: MSVHIAAVAVLIALLAPARASDVSSFPLTQTQSPANASAAPSSPPCRLDLSAELFGGVAAACGAGGGPGSLDRGRCCPVLAAWLFAAHARTALSVPAPAPALAGEGLDGGEGPMVPYDNQRCVDALGTALEKRGVALQRPNATCDTVICFCGIRLHQIGSLRCPAAFAVGAAARNATPTAAVKDLEKSCRNASYAGCSRCVQSLQKVKGNVSREVAGGDRARRMLGLDCQLMGLTWLLAKNKTVYIPTVSAVLRAMLYTAHPTESGSHSKVGGGSGGAPPRCSPDQENMPLAVDSLQFEHAGSTSSAAALLRGSLLWLALYCFLWDAFL, translated from the exons aTGTCGGTGCACATCGCGGCCGTGGCGGTTCTCATCGCGCTCCTCGCCCCCGCCCGAGCCTCGGACGTCTCCTCCTTCCCGCTCACGCAGACGCAGTCCCCGGCCAACGCCTCCGCGGCGCCCTCCTCCCCGCCCTGCCGCCTCGACCTCTCCGCGGAGCTCTTCGGCGGCGTGGCCGCGGCGTGCGGGGCCGGCGGCGGGCCGGGCTCCCTCGACCGCGGCCGCTGCTGCCCCGTCCTCGCGGCCTGGCTCTTCGCGGCGCACGCGCGCACGGCGCTGTCCgtcccggcgccggcgccggcgctggcgggcGAGGGCCTGGACGGGGGCGAGGGCCCCATGGTCCCGTACGACAACCAGCGGTGCGTGGACGCGCTGGGCACCGCGCTGGAGAAGCGCGGGGTGGCGCTGCAGCGGCCCAACGCGACGTGCGACACGGTGATCTGCTTCTGCGGCATCCGGCTCCACCAGATCGGCTCGCTCCGCTGCCCGGCCGCGTtcgccgtcggcgccgccgccaGGAACGCCACGCCCACCGCCGCGGTCAAGGACCTGGAGAAGAGCTGCCGCAACGCGTCCTACGCCGGCTGCTCCCGCTGCGTCCAGTCCCTGCAAAAG GTGAAGGGGAACGTGAGccgggaggtcgccggcggcgaccgCGCCCGGCGGATGCTGGGGCTGGACTGCCAGCTGATGGGCCTGACGTGGCTGCTGGCCAAGAACAAGACGGTGTACATCCCCACCGTGTCCGCCGTGCTGCGCGCCATGCTCTACACCGCGCACCCCACCGAGTCCGGCAGCCACTCCAAggttggcggcggcagcggcggggcgcCGCCGCGGTGCAGCCCGGACCAGGAGAACATGCCGCTGGCCGTGGACTCGCTGCAGTTCGAGCACGCCGGCAGCACGAGCTCGGCCGCCGCCCTGCTCCGCGGCTCCCTCCTCTGGCTGGCGCTCTACTGCTTCCTCTGGGACGCGTTCTTGTAA